Part of the Sporomusaceae bacterium FL31 genome, TCTTTATCATTCTCAGTTTTTTCTGATTCATCTTTTAAATAGTTATCAGAGTCATAACTACCCTCTTGCCCAATCCAAGATAATTGCTCTCGGATTGTTATTTCTTCAAAGCTATGCCTGTTTTTAGCCGTATTTTCGATAATTCTTTTTGGGGCTCTCAATTTTTGAATATATTGTTCATAAGTAAGATCACTAAATTCTTGACTATTATTGTCCTCCGAGGTCTGATTGGATATAGCGTTGTCTTTTAATAACCCTTCTAAAAATGCTATATCACAATTAAGTCTATCTTTCAAAAAACAATTATAATCTAGCAAAGAACCAGAATCCTCTATAGACCCTGTATAGAAGAAAACGTTGTCTTTATTGAATTTTTCCTTGATAATTTCTTCATTTGCCGTTTTAATTCGCTTCAACAATCTTCTATTCTCTTGCAATTTCCAGTTAAGTTCTTTTTTGGTTCGCTCGACAATATAAACAGTTATTTTCTCGTTTGATCTGACTCTTCTTCTCCCAAGCATCTGCAAAAATGAACCTTTGTCAAAAACCAAAATTACCACATTCTTTACCAATGGATCATCAATATTAATACCATTATCTATAACCGATGTAGTGATGAGAACCTTTTTTTCAAACATACCTTCATTACAAATTCTTATATAAGTATCGTTATCCTTAGAATCAGCATCAAGATAGTCTGCGTCTGCACTTCCTATTTCATTTAATAATTCTCGTCCATCGTCTTTATTAGCTACAAAAATCAGCCATTTTTCTTTTCTCTTTCTACCATTTGATTTTTCTGCCATTTCTTCGTCAATTTGCCTTTTAATTATATTAAGCAAGGGCTGACATTGGGTTATAATTTCGGATTTTTTAGATTCTTTATCATTTTTTGAGTATTTCGCTCTACTAACAGGTAGATATTTACAATCTACATAACTATAGTCCCGTTCAAATTCATAAATAACAGCACTATAGTTATTGTATGTTTCATATGTATTCCATTGTTGCTCGCCCCCCCCCCAGCTAAAGGGTATTTTTTTCGTCACTATCGGTTTGCATTTCTCACTAATCCTATAATCAACTAGGGTGTAATCACTGTGATCATCATTCTCCCAAACGACTTGACCTTCGGGTATTTTTTTTATACCAATAGGAGTAAACCTTAGTTTATTTAAATTCCTTGGGATATTATTACACTCTGTACTGAGAATAGGATTAATAACCTCATCGGGCGTAGCTGACATATATATCCTTATGGAATATGGATATCTTTTTAAGATAGTTTGCAGAATACGATAAGTATATTTATTAAAATTCGCATCCGCTAAAAAGAAGTGACATTCATCAAAGATGATGAAATCATAATGATTCGCCAAATTATCTAGCCTAGCAAAAATACTTTGATATGATTTGATAGTGACTATTCCGAAATCTTCCAGTTCATCAAGCCATTCCGGAGAGCACCACCGTCTTTCAACTTCTTTAGAATAACTATTACTTCTTGGTGCAATTTTATCCAGTAGCCCTGCAACTCGTTTTTTTCCTGTCGACCTAATGCAATTCGATTACTCAAAATCAAAACGTTTCCACTTAACCTGACCATTTGCTTTATAATAACATTTTCGATAAATGTATTCTTACCACTACCTGTTTGTGCTGATATGAGTATTGGTATATTAGGCGTCCACTTATACATATAATCTTCCGCAATTGCGTCCGAAATACTTTGTTGATTGAATAAGAATATTTTTGCACTTTCAAAATACTGTTTTCTAACTAGTCTAGGTATAATTTGTTTTTGTGTTCCTTCACTCACAGTATATATCACCTCATTATTTACAGAAAAATAGAACCTTAAAGTTCTCCCACATTACTAATTATAAATGGGGGTAAAAATCGGCGGTATTATATATAATAATGTCATCTTTTTTTACACCCGCATTTTTTTGCCTACACCTAATAAATCCTTATAATTGCTATGTTTTTAAGTAAATTGCAGCTCAAAAGATGTTCTTATATCAAACTACGGGGTAAAATAGAAAAATCCTTTTTTTACCCATTAGCCAATAAATAAACGGACCTTATTTTCCCTGAATTAAACTTATCAAATTAAATTAAAAAATATATTGAATATAACTAAATAGTAAAAATCATTATTGTTTAAGTAAAATTATTAGTTATTGTAAATGATTATATTTTTTTATTTATAAACTAACATTATATTAAAACATATTGATATATAGATAGATATATCTATGCATGAACATAAACTACTATATTTGTCGAATTCTATATGGAAATGAAAAAATAAAAGAGGAGGAATTCGGGACAAAATACTCATTTGTAATACAAATTATCAAAACACTGGAGGAATTATTATGTCAAAAAAACAACCACTATGGAAAAAAAAATCTGATAATAAGCCTAAAAACGTAATAACTTCTATTAGAACTACTGTCGAAGTTGATGAAATAATAACCCAAAAGGCAAAACAATCAGGTAGTAAGAATAAAACGGATTTTATCGTAAATTCTTGCCTACAAAATACTATCCTGGTTATACCAGAAGGAAAAGAAATATTAGCTGCGGTACAAGAAGCGCGTACCCTAATCCGCGATTTCTGTCAAACAGATAAGACTAAAGATGCAGATCTTATGTTTAGTAAAGTAATAAATCGCTTATATTGTGTAATATCCTAAATCTCAAGACCAAGAAAGGTCTTTTTTTATTTGGTAAAGGAGTGAGAGTATTGTCATACTTTGAATTTGTTGGAAAAAATCCAAGGACATTATATGGAATACTTAAGTATGTAAAAAACGAAGAAAAAACAAAACATCCTTTAATGTATGGATTTGGCCTTCAGCCAGACTCTGCATATGAAGAAATGAAAGCAGTTCAAAAATTATGGCATCAAACAAATGGTCGACAATATCGCCAGTTCTTTTTCAGTTTTGACAGCAATATAAATCTACCGGATGAAATTCTTATGAAAATCGGTTATGAAATAGGTTTATATTACGCAAATGATTATCAAATATTGATGACCATGCATTTTAATACCAGTAATATTCATATTCACTATGTGCTAAATACTGTAAATGTATATACAGGTAAAAAATTTAGACAAACAAAGCTAGACTTGTTTAACTACAAACTATATATAAATCAAATTCTAAGCAGTTACAAGCTACCGCTCATTGAAATGCATCTTACGCAAGCAGAACTGCTTGAAATCGATTTAGAAAACGATATTGCACCTACAGAATAGTTGGCTTTTTTAGTTATATATTATAAAAATGATAACAAATGTTGGACATATTTTATAACTATTTGCACCATGAAGTAATAAATAAAAGGAGAGTGACGATTATGCAATTGTCTGCACAAAATATGACCATGCTTAATTCAACAACTGCAAGTCAACTTACATTTTTAACCGCAACAGAAGTGGCTGATGTATTCTTTCAAGGTAAGTTGAAATATGCTCGGGTATTACAGATGACTCGAAACGGAGAACTTCCCGCAATAAAACAAGGCAAATCATACTTATATCTATGGTCCGCACTTGAAAAATGGACAGAAAAAAATCTTAATAAACCAAGTTGGACACATAAGCGGCTGTAAATGTTAAAAACATTGACAACCGCTTATTTATTTTAACATCTAATTGGAAGTACTTATTATTTGAAGGGCGATTACACTCGCCCTTCTTTATTTCATTTAGGAAAGAAGGGATTAGTTATGGCTGGTGCCATCGTAGATTTAGGAAATAATAAGTGGGAGCTTCGAGTCTCTCTTGGGTATGACTTAAACAACAAGCAAATTCGCAAAACAAAAAGAATCACAGCAAAATCTCGCCAAGCTGCTGATAAAGAACTGGCAAAATTTTATGTAGATGTAACCAATAAACCTATAGCTATTGCTAGTAAAGTTACCTTCGGTGAGTTTATCCAGATCTGGGAAGAACGATATGCTAAAAAATTGAGCAACACTACATTTTACCGTAATAAAGCGATCCTTGATAATCGAATCTTACCAGCTTTTCATCAAAAAATTCTAGATAAAATTACTGCTACAGATGTTTTGCGATTCATTGATTCCCTTCGTCAAGTTGGTATGAGAATGGACGGCAAAGAAACAGCTGCTTTATCGGATGCCACAGTCAAAATGCACTATAAGCTGATACGTAGCATTTTTAACAAAGCAGTTCAATGGCAGTATGCATCGGTAAATCCATGCGATACTATTGCTAAAGAAGATTTACCAAAAGCAAAAATACAAACTCATTGTCAGTTTGTGTTCATTAACCGGAGCACGTCGGGGTGAATTCATGGCGCTAACATGGGATTGTATTGATTTTGACGCAAAACGCATCCATATTAACAAAGCATGCGAAATTATTCCATACCAGCCAGTAGGACATAAAGCACCAAAAACAGAATCATCGGTGCGCTGGCTGAATTTCGACGATTACACACTGTCATTGCTTTACCTCCACAGGGATTATCAAAACAAGTACCTCGCAGACAAAAACTATACCAATCCTAAACAATTTCTATTTATTGAACGTGCCCATACTTCTAAGACAAATGAAGTACGTCAGGCATTTCCTACGTGTTTTTCATCATGGCTCCGAAAATTTTGCGAAAAACATGCTTTACCTAAGATAACGGTTCACTCGTTCCGGCACATGACAGGAACCTATGCTTTGGCATATGGTATTCCATTGACTACGGTACAGCGAATGCTTGGACATACGGATATCAAAACGACATCAATTTACTTGCATGATCTTGAAGCAAAAAACAAAGAAGCTACAGAAATGTTATCTGCTCAGTTTAACCGATTTCGTCAGTAAAGCATAAAAGTAAACAGTAAGGTCAAAAAATCCGTCACCAATTGACTTTCGTCAAGGTGACGGATTTCGTTCTTTCAGTAATAGTAGGTTTTTACGTTAATTTGATGCTCCTAGCACCATTCTTTATGGTCTAGTGCTACTGCAGCAGGCGCTAACAATCCACTCTAGTATCGAAGACGAACTACATTGTGATTTTTAGACCACAACATAGACTTCATTCGATTCTTTTCGACTCATTATCTCATCTGGAAGCCAATTTGGGTATATGACGATTTAATTGTAATTGCCGCTTACTTACTAATCAGTACCAAATATCAAACGTTTTCTTAAGCCGCCTATACGGCGGTTAAGGGTTAAAAAGACGGTTAACCTACACACCGTAATTTCTAAGCCACCTATACGGCGGTTAAGTTACATTCGGGGATTTTACTTCTAATCCAGGTTTTCTAAGCCACCTATACGGCGGTTAAGTGCGACTAGCAACCCCGGAGGAATTAGCCGAATTTCTAAGCCACCTATACGGTGGTTAAGCTCATGCGTTACATTGCCGACCAATATCACTATTTCTAAGCCACCTATACGGCGGTTAAGGCCACTTGTTCGAGTATATCTTTTTCGATAACTTTCTAAGCCACCTATACGGCGGTTAAGTATGGATGAGTTGATGAATATTCCAGATCGTTTTTCTAAGCCACCTATACGGCGGTTAAGCTGCTTGTGCTGCATTAAAACTTTTTTGCCAATTTCTAAGCCACCTATACGGCGGTTAAGGACGGACTAGATTTGAGTTTCTTGCCTAGTGATTTCTAAGCCACCTATACGGCGGTTAAGGCCTGCAAAGCCCTTCCTAGTCCAACTAGCAATTTCTAAGCCACCTATACGGCGGTTAAGGCTCTACTAGGCGGCTGGCTTGAAGGTGTTTATTTCTAAGCCACCTATACGGCGGTTAAGGCACTATTTAATAATACGACGTTACTCGAGAATTTCTAAGCCACCTATACGGCGGTTAAGAGAACGAGAAAACGGGAGCGCAGTCTACGACTTTTCTAAGCCACCTATACGGCGGTTAAGACTAATACCACCCTCTCAACCCCCAACATTATTTTCTAAGCCACCTATACGGCGGTTAAGAATAGTGGTGTAAATGCATCATCTAGTCGCTTATTTCTAAGCCACCTATACGGCGGTTAAGGCGATACTTTTGCATCCATATCTTTTGCTAATTTTTCTAAGCCACCTATACGGCGGTTAAGATACCTTATCGTCAAATTATCACCTCCTCTCGTTTCTAAGCCACCTATACGGCGGTTAAGTTGGAGGTTCTTGTGTTGGATCTCCTTTCGCATTTCTAAGCCACCTATACGGCGGTTAAGCCGGCATATACCCTATTTAACCGTCTGAGTAATTTCTAAGCCACCTATACGGCGGTTAAGATTCGGGAAGTTGTGTCCGCCCACGTCTATTATTTCTAAGCCACCTATACGGCGGTTAAGATTCACCTTCGCGAACTACGACAATGCTGCAATTTCTAAGCCACCTATACGGCGGTTAAGACCATTTTGATAAGGGTGCGTCAAAAACCTTTTTTCTAAGCCACCTATACGGCGGTTAAGTTTGCTATGTCGGCTACCGTTTTGCCCTGGCGTTTCTAAGCCACCTATACGGCGGTTAAGTTCAGTCATTTTTACAATTCGCCTGCAGCTATTTTCTAAGCCACCTATACGGCGGTTAAGAGTCTCCGAGGGTTACTTGTTCTTTTTCTGTTTTTCTAAGCCACCTATACGGCGGTTAAGAAGAGAAGAATGCGATAATGCATATCAGCTTCTTTCTAAGCCACCTATACGGCGGTTAAGAGCATAAAATCCTAATAAAACCCTTGCTCCGTATGGATTTATTGACATATTCTACTCTTTAACAAAAAAAATCTGTCCTCCTCTGAAGCCTTAGATTTCCTGGCTTCGCAAGTTCAGCGAATTTTTTGGTTAAAATTCAGGTACAGTTGAAGTGTTGCTCAGTCCGTATGTTCCGAATCCGTTGTATATGGCTTTTTCACAATAGTCTCTGGCAATAAATACTTTAAAGGTATTATGATTGGTCAGACTTTTTTGTTTAATATATGGGATATAGCATATATTGCCCTTTGCTGAAAACATTTTTACTGCTTGTTCATATTCAAGGGTTCCTTCCTTATGACGCTTGATAAATCTGCGGGCTTTTTGTTCCGGGCCATTTTCTATATGGACACGCCGATAAACTGCGTATCCTGCTTTTTTCTCCGGTACTTCGCGAATCCCAGTGACATGTACATAATCATCCAGTCGTTGCAGCCATTTTTTTATCCCCAGATTATACAGCTCGTTTTCGTTGCTAGCAAAAACCCGCATCTTCTCGCCTATTTTGCCCTTTTTATTCTCATATTGAT contains:
- a CDS encoding mobilization protein, giving the protein MSYFEFVGKNPRTLYGILKYVKNEEKTKHPLMYGFGLQPDSAYEEMKAVQKLWHQTNGRQYRQFFFSFDSNINLPDEILMKIGYEIGLYYANDYQILMTMHFNTSNIHIHYVLNTVNVYTGKKFRQTKLDLFNYKLYINQILSSYKLPLIEMHLTQAELLEIDLENDIAPTE
- a CDS encoding site-specific integrase, with product MAGAIVDLGNNKWELRVSLGYDLNNKQIRKTKRITAKSRQAADKELAKFYVDVTNKPIAIASKVTFGEFIQIWEERYAKKLSNTTFYRNKAILDNRILPAFHQKILDKITATDVLRFIDSLRQVGMRMDGKETAALSDATVKMHYKLIRSIFNKAVQWQYASVNPCDTIAKEDLPKAKIQTHCQFVFINRSTSG
- the cas6f gene encoding CRISPR-associated endonuclease Cas6/Csy4, translating into MKYYQELTIIPSVEIPSYFIWSKVYQQLHLGFVENKDQNGVVPFGVSFPQYQYENKKGKIGEKMRVFASNENELYNLGIKKWLQRLDDYVHVTGIREVPEKKAGYAVYRRVHIENGPEQKARRFIKRHKEGTLEYEQAVKMFSAKGNICYIPYIKQKSLTNHNTFKVFIARDYCEKAIYNGFGTYGLSNTSTVPEF